A genomic segment from Gemmatimonadaceae bacterium encodes:
- a CDS encoding nucleotide exchange factor GrpE produces the protein MEEHTAASEPMHDGLTDHSAVETPLQAAEIEALRAQLDTANDKYLRLAAEYDNYRKRTMKERMDERGRAQADLVKLLMDPLDDLTRFANVDVTSANVPMMVEGAALVARKVFKELNAGGLTVIDPADQAFDPAMHEAVTTQPAASPEQDHTVGAVYQVGYMYNGMLLRPARVVVRQWNG, from the coding sequence ATGGAAGAACACACCGCCGCCTCCGAGCCGATGCACGACGGGCTGACCGACCACTCCGCCGTCGAGACGCCCCTCCAGGCGGCCGAGATCGAGGCGCTGCGGGCGCAACTCGACACCGCCAATGACAAGTACCTGCGCCTGGCGGCCGAGTACGACAACTACCGCAAGCGGACGATGAAGGAGCGGATGGACGAGCGGGGCCGCGCCCAGGCCGACCTGGTCAAGCTCCTCATGGATCCGCTCGACGACCTCACGCGCTTCGCCAACGTCGACGTCACCAGCGCCAACGTGCCGATGATGGTCGAGGGCGCCGCCCTCGTCGCGCGCAAGGTCTTCAAGGAACTCAACGCCGGCGGCCTGACGGTCATCGACCCCGCCGACCAGGCCTTCGACCCGGCGATGCACGAGGCCGTCACCACCCAGCCCGCCGCCTCGCCCGAGCAGGACCACACCGTCGGCGCCGTCTACCAGGTGGGCTACATGTACAACGGCATGCTGCTCCGCCCGGCGCGCGTCGTCGTGCGGCAGTGGAACGGCTGA
- a CDS encoding J domain-containing protein: MAAPNSDFYATLGVSSTATGDEIKKQYRRLAKKYHPDSNKSDPKAAERFKEISEAYTVLGDDAKRKQYDDMRKYGAASSFTDAWRNASSSARRDPGAGYSSQPGAQQGQQRYEDFDIGGIGGLGDLFGSVFGTRKGPRAPERGRDVELTVEIPFRTAATGGKVPVELDLVEECPACKGNGAAPGAQVKICDECKGRGTVSFGQGGFAVQRPCPACLGRGTIPSEKCGSCNGAGQVRSRRKVNITVPGGAENGTRVRLKEQGARGQAGAPTGDLIITFQVLPDRSYTREGLDLVLGVPINIAQATLGSKIQLKTLHGTKVALRIPGGTPSGKRFRVRGQGIEKEGKRGDLLVDVAITVPETLTEEQEKLMREFAEAGGLKF; the protein is encoded by the coding sequence ATGGCCGCCCCGAACTCCGACTTCTACGCCACCCTCGGCGTCTCGTCCACCGCCACCGGCGACGAGATCAAGAAGCAGTACCGCCGCCTGGCGAAAAAGTATCATCCGGACTCCAACAAGTCCGACCCCAAGGCGGCCGAGCGCTTCAAGGAGATCTCCGAGGCGTACACCGTCCTCGGCGACGACGCGAAGCGCAAGCAGTACGACGACATGCGGAAGTACGGCGCGGCGTCGAGCTTCACCGATGCCTGGCGCAACGCCTCGTCCAGTGCGCGCCGTGATCCCGGCGCGGGCTACTCCAGCCAGCCCGGCGCGCAGCAGGGACAGCAGCGCTACGAGGACTTCGACATCGGCGGCATCGGTGGCCTGGGTGACCTGTTCGGCAGCGTCTTCGGCACCCGCAAGGGCCCGCGCGCACCGGAACGGGGACGGGACGTGGAGCTCACCGTCGAGATCCCGTTCCGCACCGCGGCCACAGGCGGCAAGGTGCCGGTGGAGCTGGACCTGGTCGAGGAATGCCCCGCCTGCAAGGGCAACGGGGCCGCGCCGGGCGCACAGGTCAAGATCTGCGACGAGTGCAAGGGGCGCGGCACCGTGAGTTTCGGACAGGGTGGCTTCGCCGTGCAGCGGCCGTGCCCTGCCTGCCTTGGCCGTGGCACCATCCCGAGCGAGAAGTGTGGGAGCTGCAACGGCGCCGGCCAGGTCCGCTCGCGTCGCAAGGTGAACATCACCGTGCCCGGCGGCGCCGAGAACGGCACCCGCGTCCGCCTCAAGGAACAGGGGGCGCGCGGCCAGGCCGGCGCGCCGACGGGTGACCTGATCATCACCTTCCAGGTCCTGCCCGACCGCAGCTACACGCGCGAGGGCCTCGACCTGGTCCTCGGCGTGCCGATCAACATCGCGCAGGCCACGCTCGGCTCGAAGATCCAGCTCAAGACGCTGCACGGCACCAAGGTCGCCCTGCGCATCCCCGGCGGCACGCCGAGTGGCAAGCGGTTCCGCGTGCGTGGGCAGGGGATCGAGAAGGAAGGGAAGCGCGGCGACCTGCTCGTGGACGTGGCGATCACCGTCCCCGAGACGCTGACCGAGGAGCAGGAGAAGCTGATGCGCGAGTTTGCCGAAGCCGGTGGGCTGAAGTTCTGA
- a CDS encoding HD domain-containing protein → MARSIATEEGADLDVVMPAAWLHDCVHVAVTSPDRPRASVMAGDMAVTFLRDIGYGDVALLNRVHHAIAAHSFSARIAPLTAEARVVQDADRLDAIGAIGIARCLMLGGQMGRVLYDPADPFAEHRVASDAVSSLDHFYTKLLTLAGTMQTASGRREADRRTAVMQQWLDALRREI, encoded by the coding sequence ATGGCGCGGTCCATCGCCACCGAGGAGGGCGCCGACCTCGATGTCGTGATGCCCGCGGCGTGGCTGCATGACTGCGTGCACGTCGCCGTCACCTCGCCCGATCGGCCGCGCGCGTCGGTGATGGCGGGAGACATGGCCGTCACCTTCCTTCGCGACATCGGCTACGGTGACGTCGCGCTGCTGAACCGTGTGCACCATGCGATCGCGGCGCACAGCTTCAGCGCGCGGATCGCACCACTCACCGCCGAGGCGCGGGTGGTGCAGGACGCTGACCGGCTCGATGCCATCGGCGCGATCGGCATCGCACGCTGCCTGATGCTGGGTGGGCAGATGGGCCGCGTGTTGTATGACCCGGCCGACCCGTTCGCCGAGCACCGCGTGGCGAGTGATGCCGTGTCGAGCCTCGACCATTTCTACACCAAGCTGCTCACGCTCGCAGGCACGATGCAGACGGCGTCCGGCCGGCGCGAGGCGGACCGGCGCACGGCCGTCATGCAGCAGTGGCTGGACGCGTTGCGCCGCGAGATCTGA
- a CDS encoding CBS domain-containing protein, with amino-acid sequence MPIVRDLLARKGTGVVSVTPANTVLDAANLMNERGIGGVVVMDGDRLAGIFTERDIMRRVVAAQRDPASTLVGDVMTTECLTITADMQIPECRAMMSVRRIRHLPVLHEGGLVGMVTSGDILAFEVTAAEAQIEQLEKYVFNVR; translated from the coding sequence ATGCCCATCGTTCGGGATCTGCTCGCGAGGAAAGGCACCGGGGTCGTCTCCGTCACGCCGGCCAACACCGTGCTCGACGCCGCCAACCTGATGAACGAACGGGGGATCGGCGGCGTGGTGGTGATGGACGGTGACCGGCTCGCCGGCATCTTCACCGAGCGCGACATCATGCGTCGCGTGGTGGCGGCCCAGCGCGATCCGGCCTCGACGCTGGTGGGTGACGTGATGACCACCGAATGCCTGACGATCACGGCCGACATGCAGATCCCGGAATGCCGCGCCATGATGAGCGTCCGGCGCATCCGGCACCTCCCGGTGCTCCATGAAGGCGGGCTGGTCGGCATGGTCACCTCGGGCGACATCCTCGCCTTCGAGGTCACCGCAGCCGAGGCGCAGATCGAGCAGCTCGAGAAGTACGTCTTCAACGTGCGCTGA
- a CDS encoding histidine kinase, with protein sequence MATIPPVQAARPSVRFVVVVAVMVCTAYLSVFTADAHQVTVSIVLDAVANTLALALVALGVRWFTDRVPWSRAGAWWFLPVHVLAALAAAQLSVWATATALGLATWVQTSQFTPTWLGGRGLHWQLFTVVFGYAAVAGSCYALQVAADAHDARSLRQEAELARLRARLDPHVLLNTLHSLVELLRSDDAAAEEAIERFGRVVRYVSAPRDAAGDLVPLQDEWSHLEDYLHLEQLRLGDRLQVVLRLDDAVSGVRIPAGSLQPLVENAIVHGIGPRPGPGCVSVHATQDGRDLRITVADDGVGTTVPATPGSGSGLSLVQARLRAYFGTLGSLRWGPAAGGLGWQVSLRLPVTTT encoded by the coding sequence ATGGCGACAATTCCCCCTGTGCAGGCGGCGCGACCGTCCGTCCGCTTCGTGGTCGTGGTGGCCGTCATGGTGTGCACGGCCTACCTCTCGGTGTTCACCGCCGACGCGCACCAGGTCACCGTGAGCATCGTCCTCGATGCCGTGGCCAACACGCTGGCGCTCGCACTGGTGGCGCTGGGTGTGCGCTGGTTCACGGATCGGGTGCCGTGGTCACGGGCGGGTGCGTGGTGGTTCCTGCCCGTGCATGTTCTCGCGGCCCTCGCGGCCGCGCAGCTCTCCGTCTGGGCCACCGCGACCGCGCTCGGCCTCGCCACCTGGGTGCAGACGTCGCAGTTCACGCCCACCTGGCTCGGCGGGCGCGGGCTGCACTGGCAGTTGTTCACCGTGGTGTTCGGCTACGCCGCCGTGGCGGGGAGCTGCTATGCGCTGCAGGTGGCGGCTGACGCGCATGACGCCCGAAGCCTGCGACAGGAGGCGGAACTGGCCCGCCTGCGCGCACGCCTCGATCCGCACGTGCTCCTGAACACGCTGCATTCGCTGGTCGAACTGCTGCGCAGTGACGATGCGGCGGCCGAGGAGGCGATCGAGCGGTTCGGGCGCGTGGTGCGCTACGTGAGTGCGCCGCGCGACGCGGCCGGTGACCTCGTGCCGCTGCAGGACGAGTGGTCGCACCTCGAAGACTACCTGCACCTCGAGCAGCTGCGACTCGGTGACCGGCTGCAGGTCGTGCTGCGGCTCGACGACGCGGTGTCCGGCGTGCGGATTCCCGCCGGCTCGCTGCAACCGCTGGTGGAGAACGCCATCGTCCACGGGATCGGGCCGCGTCCCGGCCCTGGATGTGTGTCGGTGCATGCGACGCAGGACGGCCGCGACCTGCGCATCACGGTGGCCGACGACGGGGTGGGCACGACGGTCCCCGCGACGCCGGGATCGGGGAGCGGCCTGTCGCTGGTGCAGGCGCGGTTGCGGGCGTACTTCGGCACGCTCGGCAGCCTGCGCTGGGGGCCGGCCGCGGGTGGGCTGGGGTGGCAGGTGTCGCTGCGCTTGCCGGTCACGACGACATGA
- a CDS encoding response regulator transcription factor: MTADVLRVAIAEDEPLARRALRRMLQEDPAVTLVAEVHDVPALAALLRTTPALDVLFADVRMPGGTVFDCLPLLSPDILVVFTTAHAEHAATAFDLDAVDYLRKPFGARRVHEALERIRRRRQSIPARTEAGGHLLVRVGVRDVPVRLASVWRFEGADDCVRVVTADRTLLHSTTLHELERALASEGFLRIHRRHLVNTGAIRALVPHDAHRLAIELPNGKRVVASRRGTAVLRAWSRSAAGRGGADQPGGGAGGTRS; the protein is encoded by the coding sequence ATGACGGCCGACGTGTTGCGTGTGGCGATCGCCGAGGACGAGCCGCTGGCGCGACGCGCCCTGCGCCGGATGCTGCAGGAGGATCCCGCCGTCACACTGGTGGCGGAAGTGCACGACGTGCCGGCGCTTGCGGCGCTGCTGCGGACGACGCCGGCACTCGACGTGTTGTTCGCGGACGTCCGCATGCCTGGCGGGACGGTGTTCGACTGCCTGCCGCTGCTTTCGCCCGACATCCTCGTGGTGTTCACGACGGCGCACGCGGAGCATGCGGCAACCGCGTTCGACCTCGATGCGGTGGACTACCTGCGCAAGCCCTTCGGGGCACGGCGCGTGCACGAGGCGCTCGAGCGGATCCGGCGGCGGCGCCAGTCGATACCGGCGCGCACCGAGGCGGGTGGACACCTGCTCGTGCGCGTGGGTGTGCGTGACGTGCCGGTGCGGCTGGCGAGTGTGTGGCGCTTCGAGGGGGCGGATGACTGTGTGCGCGTGGTGACGGCCGATCGCACCTTGCTGCATTCGACCACGCTGCACGAACTCGAGCGCGCGCTGGCGTCGGAGGGTTTCCTGCGTATCCACCGCCGGCACCTCGTGAACACCGGCGCGATCCGGGCGCTGGTGCCGCACGATGCGCACCGGCTCGCAATTGAACTGCCCAACGGCAAGCGTGTCGTCGCCAGCCGTCGTGGCACGGCAGTGCTGCGCGCGTGGTCGCGCAGTGCGGCGGGCCGTGGCGGCGCGGATCAGCCGGGTGGTGGTGCCGGTGGCACGCGTAGTTGA
- a CDS encoding amidohydrolase family protein: MPSHTLARRLRLRLRLLLLLALLALPALPALPAGAQAAPDTTRTTRTTEYRNARWFDGVTFTTGSRFVRNGLFVTRPRQPADSVVPMQGRFVVPPYADAHTHSPDARFNFATIRDMYLRGGVFYVQVLGNSRAGRREILAEVNTPAGLDAVFANTPITAYGGHPQLLYESLGLFRMPFPAEPAQRLQAARSRAREGDVYLTLDSLPQLPALVRRLRRDTVPILKLMLLDTEHRRTIATDSTAAGSYGLATEVVRPLVDSAHAMGRRVWAHVETAYDAQLAMDGGIDGLAHVPGYGAGSAADSTLDRYRLSEALARRIGRSGIPVVTTIGLARGGARDTAAQRRVRTVFEANIRLLQRFGARLITGSDTYSDADIIVRDATALNEVLRGDAASLLRLRAVTTPQAIFPGRRIGVLRPGYEASFLILGCNPLARESCLLDIQERFKQGVQLRVPPAPPPG, from the coding sequence ATGCCCTCGCACACCCTCGCCCGACGCCTGCGCCTGCGCCTGCGACTGCTCCTGCTGCTCGCCCTCCTGGCCCTCCCGGCCCTCCCGGCACTCCCCGCCGGCGCGCAGGCCGCACCTGACACCACCCGCACCACCCGCACCACCGAATACCGCAACGCCCGCTGGTTCGACGGTGTGACGTTCACCACAGGCTCCCGCTTCGTCCGCAACGGACTGTTCGTCACCCGACCCCGACAGCCCGCCGACAGCGTCGTCCCCATGCAGGGCCGCTTCGTGGTGCCGCCCTACGCTGACGCGCACACGCACAGCCCAGACGCCCGCTTCAACTTCGCCACCATCCGCGACATGTACCTCCGTGGTGGCGTCTTCTACGTGCAGGTGCTTGGCAACAGCCGCGCCGGACGACGCGAGATCCTGGCCGAGGTGAACACGCCGGCCGGTCTGGATGCGGTGTTCGCGAATACGCCCATCACCGCGTACGGCGGGCACCCGCAGCTGCTCTACGAATCGCTCGGTCTCTTCCGCATGCCCTTCCCGGCCGAGCCGGCCCAGCGGCTGCAGGCGGCGCGGAGCCGCGCGCGGGAAGGTGACGTCTACCTCACCCTCGACAGCCTGCCGCAGTTGCCGGCGCTCGTGCGACGGCTGCGACGCGACACGGTGCCGATCCTCAAGCTGATGCTGCTCGACACCGAACATCGTCGCACCATCGCCACCGACTCCACCGCAGCGGGCAGCTACGGCCTCGCCACCGAAGTCGTGCGCCCGCTGGTCGATTCCGCCCACGCCATGGGGCGCCGGGTCTGGGCCCACGTCGAGACGGCGTACGATGCGCAGCTCGCGATGGACGGCGGCATCGACGGACTCGCACACGTGCCGGGCTACGGCGCGGGCAGCGCGGCGGACAGCACGCTCGATCGCTACCGGCTCTCGGAGGCGCTGGCCCGCCGCATCGGCCGTTCAGGCATCCCTGTCGTGACCACCATCGGGCTCGCCCGCGGCGGCGCGCGCGACACGGCAGCGCAACGGCGCGTGCGCACGGTGTTCGAGGCGAACATCCGCCTGCTGCAGCGCTTCGGGGCGCGGCTCATCACCGGGTCCGACACGTACTCCGACGCCGACATCATCGTGCGTGACGCGACGGCGTTGAACGAGGTGCTGCGAGGCGACGCGGCGAGCCTGCTCCGGCTGCGCGCCGTGACCACGCCGCAGGCCATCTTCCCCGGCCGGCGCATCGGTGTGCTGCGCCCGGGCTACGAGGCGAGCTTCCTGATCCTCGGCTGCAATCCCCTGGCACGCGAGTCATGCCTGCTGGACATCCAGGAACGTTTCAAGCAGGGCGTTCAACTACGCGTGCCACCGGCACCACCACCCGGCTGA
- a CDS encoding PEP-CTERM sorting domain-containing protein (PEP-CTERM proteins occur, often in large numbers, in the proteomes of bacteria that also encode an exosortase, a predicted intramembrane cysteine proteinase. The presence of a PEP-CTERM domain at a protein's C-terminus predicts cleavage within the sorting domain, followed by covalent anchoring to some some component of the (usually Gram-negative) cell surface. Many PEP-CTERM proteins exhibit an unusual sequence composition that includes large numbers of potential glycosylation sites. Expression of one such protein has been shown restore the ability of a bacterium to form floc, a type of biofilm.), with the protein MHPKIAGIRSAVVHAALALVAVAPVAAAQASTPAPPVPPAALATTTDFVLDVSGIQSWGLFSDPMNVRRTLNVGANARVVGLGWSFTQTATAPSFLAHMNVAIGSSATALLGLVGDELDTFSGTKSYDSGGVLDLVLAGADFSVLGDGLLQFEFFETLDDFTNAPDGTWGSGTLTIRVESMDVVPEPSTYALLGTGLGLLGVVRLRRRRGTSVPAPTCRCRSVATRRTPTSCRCCPSR; encoded by the coding sequence ATGCACCCGAAGATCGCCGGCATTCGCAGCGCAGTCGTCCATGCCGCACTCGCACTGGTGGCCGTTGCACCGGTTGCCGCCGCACAGGCATCCACGCCTGCACCACCGGTGCCGCCCGCCGCGCTGGCCACCACCACGGACTTCGTCCTCGACGTGAGCGGCATCCAGAGCTGGGGATTGTTCAGTGACCCGATGAACGTCCGCCGGACGCTGAACGTGGGTGCCAACGCCCGCGTCGTTGGACTGGGCTGGAGCTTCACGCAGACCGCGACGGCGCCGAGCTTCCTCGCGCACATGAACGTGGCGATCGGATCGTCGGCCACGGCATTGCTCGGCCTCGTGGGTGATGAACTGGACACCTTCTCCGGGACGAAGAGCTACGATTCCGGCGGTGTGCTCGACCTGGTGCTGGCCGGCGCCGACTTCTCCGTGCTGGGCGATGGCCTGCTGCAGTTCGAGTTCTTCGAGACACTGGACGACTTCACGAACGCGCCGGACGGCACGTGGGGGAGCGGGACGCTGACGATCCGCGTCGAGTCGATGGACGTCGTCCCTGAACCGTCGACGTACGCACTGCTGGGAACCGGATTGGGGCTGCTCGGCGTGGTGCGGCTGCGCCGGCGTCGGGGCACGTCGGTGCCGGCGCCGACGTGTCGCTGTCGTTCGGTGGCGACGCGACGCACACCCACGTCGTGCCGGTGCTGTCCGAGCAGGTGA